The sequence ACTGCGAGGCCTTCTTGTTGATGAAGGCGAAGATGCCGGCGGGCTGTTCTGCCCAGAGCGTCGGGTCGCCGCCGTCGTGGCCGTATACGTCCATGCCCCAGATCTTGAACGACGGGTTCTGGGTGGCCTGTTCGGCGGTGCGGCTCCACCACTGGCTGATGTTGTTGGAGTAGATCAGGAACTCGCCGGCCGCGAACTTGGGGCCCGGGTCGGGGGCGCTCTTTCCCATCATGGCGTCGGGGTGGACGTATCCGGCGGCGAAGAGCTTGCGGGTCCACTCCAGCGCTTCGAGGTACTCCTCGGTCTCGATGCGGTTGACCAGCTTGCCGTCGACGAGGTTCCAGCCGAGCGGCTTCTCGCTGCCGGAGAGCACCCCGAACATCTGCCAGGCGGTCCACTTCATGTCCAGGCAGGCCCAGCGCTTGGCCTTGGCGTTGGTGATCTCCTTGGCGAGGGCCATGAACTCGTCCGCCGAGCGCGGGACCTGGTAGCCCTCCTTGTCGAAGATGTCCTTGCGGTAGAGGGGCACGATGCCGGTGACGTACGACTGGGGCATCGGCAGGCCGCGCAGCTTGCCGCCGATGATGCAGCGCTGCCAGGCGTCGGTGGGGATGGCCGCGAGGTTCGGGTAGTCCTTGACGGCGTCGCCGGAGAGGTAGGGGCCGAGGTCGGCGAACTTGCTGATGATGGCGCTGGGTATCTTGCCGCCCATGTTCCAGCTGGGGACGACCACCACGTCCGGTACGTCGCTGGAGGCGAGGACGGCGCCGAGCTTCTGGTCGTAGGTGTTGCCGTCCTGGTTCTGCCAGACGACGTCGACGCCGATCATGTCGTTCATCGTCTTGTAGTACGCGTTGTCGCTCTTGGGCGGGGAGCCCCAGAACGGCGACATGATGGTGACCTTGCCGCCCTTGCCGAGCTTCTTGGGGACCGAGGTCTTCAGGGTCGCCAGGTCCAGCTTGCCGGTGAAGCCCATCGGCGAGCCGTTCTTGGACGGGATGTCCGGTGCCACCACATGGCTCGCCACGTAGGACGGCAGCAGCTTCTTCTCGCCCTTGCCCCCGGAGGATCCGCCGCCCGTGCCGCTGTCCGAGCTGCCGCAGGCGGTGAGCAGCGGCATGCCTCCGGCGACCGCCGCGGCGGCGACCGCGGTGGAGGCGAGGAAGCTTCTCCGGCTGGGCGCGGAGGATGCGGAGGCGGCGTTCGGCGTCATTGCGTCAACCCTTCATGGCGCACCAGGACACCCGGCGGGGGCCGTCGGCTGCGGTGTCTCGAGTGGATCTGGCTGAGCTGGAACGTACTTCGACGAGAAGCAGACTCAGTCGAAGCGCTTCGATGTTGCTGCGAGGTTAAGTGAACACCTGGGGGTGCACAAGGGTCGTTCCCAAGATTTCCGCGAGCCGCGATGCCCCCGTCCGACCGCCATGCGCCCTTGCGAAGTCGGCCAGTTGTGCGTCGTCTTCACGCACAGCACCTTGACACCCCGGCCCCGCTCGACCCAGCATCGAAGCGCTTCGAAAGCGCCTCGTCGCTCCATCCGCAAGGGGAACCGCTCGTGACCGTTGACCCGCCGTCCGCCCTGCCGTTCCGCGATCCGCACCTGCCGTTCACTAAGCGCATCGACGACCTGCTGGCGCGGCTCACCCTGGACGAGAAGATCTCCTTCCTGCACCAGTTCGCGCCGGCCGTCGAGCGCCTGGGCATCGCCGCCTTCCGCACCGGCCAGGAGGCCCTGCACGGCGTGGCCTGGATGGGCCCGGCGACGGTGTTCCCGCAGGCCGTCGGTCTCGGCGCGACCTGGAACCCGGAGCTGGTGCGGCGGGTCGGCGAGGCGGTGTCCAAGGAGGTCCGCGCGATGCGGGCCCGGGACGAGCGGGTCGGCCTCAACGTCTGGTCCCCGACGGTCAACCTGCTGCGCCACCCGCTGTGGGGCCGCAACGAGGAGGGCTACTCGGAGGACCCGAAGCTGACCTCGGCGATCGCCACGGCGTACACGCACGGCCTGCGCGGCGACCATCCGCTGTACTGGCGCACCGCACCCGTCCTGAAGCACTGGCTGGCCCACAACAACGAGACGGACCGCGCCACGTC comes from Streptomyces sp. FXJ1.172 and encodes:
- a CDS encoding extracellular solute-binding protein is translated as MTPNAASASSAPSRRSFLASTAVAAAAVAGGMPLLTACGSSDSGTGGGSSGGKGEKKLLPSYVASHVVAPDIPSKNGSPMGFTGKLDLATLKTSVPKKLGKGGKVTIMSPFWGSPPKSDNAYYKTMNDMIGVDVVWQNQDGNTYDQKLGAVLASSDVPDVVVVPSWNMGGKIPSAIISKFADLGPYLSGDAVKDYPNLAAIPTDAWQRCIIGGKLRGLPMPQSYVTGIVPLYRKDIFDKEGYQVPRSADEFMALAKEITNAKAKRWACLDMKWTAWQMFGVLSGSEKPLGWNLVDGKLVNRIETEEYLEALEWTRKLFAAGYVHPDAMMGKSAPDPGPKFAAGEFLIYSNNISQWWSRTAEQATQNPSFKIWGMDVYGHDGGDPTLWAEQPAGIFAFINKKASQSVVRDALAVANVTAAPYGTKEYMATNYGVQGADYTVKNGVPVKTTQGNNEVLNAYVMVASPAATIAHPDFPEVAKAQVLWQQRMGAFTKKSSFYGQMITEPSRYTNLGDNFETLEDDITRGRKKISDMQQAVSDWKSRGGDKLRDWYKKLLDENGTAAG